Proteins from a genomic interval of Bradyrhizobium sp. CCBAU 53340:
- a CDS encoding YbjN domain-containing protein, with translation MSLLEGNIDSRNHPLAVVEDIAASNNWPFERSGEDELTIVSKGQWTDYQISFTWMGEIEALHLACAFDMKIPLARRGEVQKLVAAVNEQLWIGHFDLWTNTGMIMHRQALVLPGGLTASTAQCEAMLAGAIHACERYFPAFQFVVWAGKTTAQAMDAAMFDTVGEA, from the coding sequence ATGTCCCTGCTCGAAGGCAATATCGATTCCCGAAATCACCCGCTCGCGGTGGTCGAGGATATCGCTGCCAGCAACAACTGGCCGTTCGAACGCTCCGGCGAAGACGAACTGACGATTGTCTCGAAGGGGCAATGGACCGACTACCAGATCTCCTTCACCTGGATGGGCGAGATCGAGGCGCTGCATCTGGCCTGCGCGTTCGACATGAAGATTCCGCTCGCGCGGCGGGGCGAGGTGCAGAAGCTCGTTGCGGCAGTCAACGAGCAATTGTGGATCGGCCATTTCGACCTCTGGACCAACACCGGCATGATCATGCACCGCCAGGCCCTGGTGCTGCCAGGTGGACTCACCGCCTCGACCGCACAATGCGAAGCCATGCTCGCCGGCGCCATCCACGCCTGCGAGCGCTACTTCCCGGCGTTCCAGTTCGTGGTGTGGGCGGGCAAGACCACCGCGCAGGCCATGGACGCCGCGATGTTCGATACGGTCGGCGAGGCGTAG